One genomic region from Anabaena sp. PCC 7108 encodes:
- a CDS encoding polysaccharide pyruvyl transferase family protein: protein MKLYYANKTRSYVPFANFGDDLNGWLWPQLLPGVFNDSASETAFVGFGTLLNENLPKFKQTIIFGTGHGFGNLPQIDNTWTIYCVRGPLTAAALNIPPEFGIADTAILVNRVYRPIDTKKKYKLAFIPYAWEMESSPEIFLEVCRQLDYICIDPRWEVEKVLQEISKSELVVSAAMHGAIVADALRVPWISLKSNAGIPDFKWTDFCQSLSLEYKLNRFYRFNSISQKIPGLKFLEIKRMTSYIRQLVNQSQFQLSKDNIMENKLDQLYEKMDLFKQDLKAGKFK, encoded by the coding sequence ATGAAATTATACTATGCAAACAAAACCAGAAGTTATGTTCCCTTTGCTAACTTTGGAGATGATCTTAATGGCTGGCTTTGGCCACAACTTTTACCAGGAGTCTTTAATGATAGTGCTTCTGAGACAGCATTTGTCGGATTTGGCACGTTACTAAATGAAAATTTGCCTAAATTCAAGCAAACTATTATTTTTGGTACAGGCCATGGATTTGGTAATCTTCCCCAGATAGATAATACATGGACAATATATTGCGTCAGAGGACCTCTAACTGCTGCTGCTTTAAACATTCCACCAGAGTTTGGAATTGCTGATACGGCTATTTTAGTCAACCGAGTTTATCGTCCTATTGATACGAAGAAAAAGTATAAATTGGCTTTCATTCCCTATGCATGGGAGATGGAAAGTAGCCCAGAAATATTTTTAGAAGTTTGTCGCCAATTAGATTACATTTGTATTGATCCACGCTGGGAGGTGGAAAAAGTTCTTCAGGAAATTAGCAAATCCGAACTTGTTGTTAGTGCTGCCATGCATGGTGCAATAGTTGCTGACGCATTACGTGTACCTTGGATTTCTCTAAAATCTAATGCGGGTATCCCTGATTTTAAATGGACTGACTTCTGTCAATCATTAAGTCTTGAATACAAACTCAATCGGTTTTATCGATTTAATAGTATTAGTCAGAAAATTCCTGGATTAAAATTTTTGGAAATCAAACGCATGACTTCTTATATTCGACAACTGGTGAACCAATCTCAGTTTCAGTTAAGTAAAGATAATATTATGGAGAATAAATTAGATCAATTATATGAAAAAATGGATCTGTTTAAACAAGACTTAAAAGCTGGGAAATTTAAGTAA
- a CDS encoding glycosyltransferase family 2 protein: MLNNEFKIHSICLVKNEVDIIGYCLEQASQWSDYIYVYDGASTDGTWEKVLSMQSEKIIPWKQDGKVFQESLRGEVFNAFKHQAKPGDWWCHLDADEFYSPSPREFLSKISQFNHVVWGIPIEYYLTNKDIDLIDFNQPISEILSSLKFYQIVNSEPRFFRHRDGLIWDTGSWPHHMGVVNKERILYKHYKYRTPAQIQKRLDTRRLARERGFPGWDHAVEQDWREKIANPEQLNYDALDGNYVINTDNLPNHLESLPRRIMKRFMHGVGIWT; the protein is encoded by the coding sequence ATGTTAAATAATGAATTTAAAATTCACTCAATTTGTTTAGTTAAAAATGAAGTCGATATTATTGGATACTGTTTAGAACAAGCTTCTCAATGGTCTGATTATATCTACGTTTATGATGGTGCAAGTACAGACGGTACTTGGGAGAAAGTTCTGTCTATGCAAAGCGAGAAAATTATACCCTGGAAACAAGATGGTAAAGTGTTCCAGGAATCTCTACGAGGTGAAGTATTCAATGCCTTTAAGCATCAAGCCAAACCAGGTGATTGGTGGTGTCATCTCGATGCTGATGAATTTTATAGTCCATCTCCGCGTGAATTTCTCTCAAAAATTAGTCAGTTTAATCACGTTGTCTGGGGAATTCCTATCGAATACTATCTAACAAATAAAGATATAGATTTAATAGATTTTAATCAACCTATATCGGAAATCTTATCATCCCTAAAGTTTTATCAAATAGTAAATTCTGAACCAAGATTTTTCCGGCATCGTGATGGATTGATTTGGGATACTGGTTCCTGGCCACACCACATGGGAGTAGTTAATAAAGAACGGATTTTATATAAACACTACAAATACAGAACTCCTGCACAAATTCAGAAAAGACTAGATACTCGTCGTCTAGCTAGAGAACGAGGTTTTCCTGGATGGGATCATGCTGTAGAACAAGATTGGCGAGAAAAAATTGCCAATCCTGAACAATTAAATTACGATGCTCTAGATGGAAATTATGTGATCAATACAGATAATCTCCCTAATCATTTAGAATCTTTACCTCGCAGAATCATGAAAAGATTTATGCATGGTGTTGGTATCTGGACTTAG
- a CDS encoding glycosyltransferase — MLPKISILIPCYNSEQWITQAIESCLNQSYPDKEVIVVDDGSTDRSLEKIKSFGNSIQWETGENRGGNVARNRLLELSTGEWLQYLDADDYLLPTKIEQQAKFLAQVPSADIIYSPSIFEYWQKDISRQEILPIPEPHDPWILLARWYLPQTGSPLWRKQALLDVGAWKASQSCCQEHELYLRLLKAGKQFEYFAESGSVYRQWSESTVCKKDKSKNYRERLDITDKLEEFLESMGELTESRQLAINQARFECARIIWLSNPDWANKLIHQIKMKQKNFIPQGNYAPQTYRLTYKIFGFSIAEEIAAWKRRFQIKSIT; from the coding sequence ATGTTACCAAAAATTAGTATTTTAATTCCTTGCTACAATTCAGAACAATGGATTACACAAGCTATAGAAAGCTGTTTAAACCAGAGCTATCCTGACAAAGAAGTAATTGTTGTTGATGATGGATCTACAGACAGAAGTTTAGAAAAAATTAAAAGTTTTGGTAATTCTATCCAATGGGAAACAGGAGAAAATCGCGGGGGGAACGTTGCTCGTAATCGGTTATTAGAACTAAGTACAGGGGAATGGTTGCAATATTTAGACGCAGATGATTATTTACTTCCCACTAAGATTGAACAACAAGCCAAATTTTTAGCTCAGGTTCCCAGTGCAGATATAATTTACAGTCCCAGTATTTTTGAATATTGGCAAAAAGATATATCTAGACAAGAAATTTTACCTATTCCTGAACCTCACGATCCCTGGATTTTACTAGCTCGTTGGTACTTACCTCAAACAGGTAGTCCCCTTTGGAGAAAGCAGGCTCTTTTAGATGTGGGAGCTTGGAAAGCTAGTCAATCTTGCTGTCAAGAACATGAATTGTATTTACGACTGTTAAAAGCAGGGAAACAATTTGAGTATTTTGCAGAATCTGGGTCAGTTTACAGACAATGGAGTGAGTCAACAGTTTGCAAAAAAGATAAATCAAAAAATTACCGTGAACGCTTAGACATTACAGATAAACTAGAAGAATTTCTAGAATCTATGGGTGAATTAACAGAGTCAAGACAATTAGCAATTAATCAAGCCAGGTTTGAATGCGCTCGAATTATCTGGTTATCTAATCCAGATTGGGCAAATAAACTTATTCACCAAATTAAGATGAAGCAAAAAAACTTTATACCTCAAGGTAATTACGCTCCTCAAACTTATAGGTTAACTTACAAAATTTTTGGCTTTTCCATAGCCGAAGAAATAGCAGCTTGGAAAAGAAGATTTCAAATCAAATCTATCACATAA
- a CDS encoding glycosyltransferase, which translates to MNFGNSSDKTLGVLMMPDYRIINPYQTLLSQALENQGVEVLFPCGYRRVFPIYREIKASTNKIDILHLHWTTPYTKGKNLIIRLFYTIKLLVDILLTKLAGVKVVWTNHDHIAHDSQFPILEQWLKQNLLKLADKIIVHHASSVQDIGQTYKVESGKFEVIPHGHYREVYSRAISQVQARKALEIPLSGRVYLNLGMLRPYKGIEALLKVFEGNQEFLKESILLIAGKPLDQAYGQKLKQKAAKIQGVFLHDQFVEDSKIHLFFSAADVVVLPFKSILTSGSLILAMSYNKPIIAPRSKSIMETLDGADWLLYDPEDEQGLLQALKVSTQLDLQKLSDLVQESCDILSWDLIGKKTHKLYQNLID; encoded by the coding sequence ATGAATTTTGGTAATTCGTCAGATAAAACTTTGGGGGTTTTAATGATGCCAGATTACCGCATTATTAACCCCTATCAAACACTTTTATCTCAAGCCTTGGAGAATCAAGGAGTAGAAGTTTTATTTCCTTGTGGTTATCGTCGAGTATTTCCGATATACAGAGAAATTAAAGCTAGTACAAATAAAATAGATATTTTACACTTACACTGGACAACTCCTTATACCAAAGGAAAAAATCTCATCATTAGATTGTTCTATACAATCAAATTATTAGTTGACATTTTGTTAACTAAATTAGCAGGTGTGAAAGTAGTTTGGACAAATCATGATCACATCGCTCATGATTCTCAGTTCCCAATTCTAGAACAGTGGCTTAAACAAAACTTGCTCAAACTAGCAGATAAAATTATTGTTCACCATGCTTCATCTGTTCAAGATATTGGGCAAACCTATAAGGTAGAAAGTGGCAAATTTGAGGTGATTCCTCACGGACACTATCGAGAAGTTTATAGTAGAGCAATTTCTCAAGTTCAAGCCAGAAAAGCTTTAGAAATCCCACTATCTGGACGTGTTTATCTTAACTTGGGTATGTTACGTCCTTATAAAGGAATTGAAGCCTTACTAAAAGTTTTCGAGGGAAATCAGGAATTTCTAAAAGAAAGTATTCTATTAATAGCCGGAAAACCATTAGATCAAGCCTATGGTCAAAAACTCAAACAGAAAGCTGCTAAAATACAGGGAGTTTTCCTTCATGATCAGTTTGTAGAAGATAGCAAAATACATCTTTTTTTTAGTGCAGCCGATGTCGTAGTTCTGCCTTTTAAAAGTATTTTAACTTCAGGTAGTCTGATTCTGGCAATGTCATACAATAAACCGATTATTGCTCCTCGCAGTAAAAGTATTATGGAAACATTGGATGGAGCCGATTGGTTGCTGTATGATCCAGAAGATGAGCAGGGATTATTACAAGCTTTAAAAGTGAGTACTCAGCTTGATTTACAAAAATTAAGTGATTTAGTTCAGGAGTCATGCGATATATTGAGTTGGGATTTGATAGGCAAAAAAACTCACAAATTATATCAGAACTTAATTGATTAA
- a CDS encoding polysaccharide pyruvyl transferase family protein: MKIAIFGYYNALNAGDDRIQYCITKLLQGNNIVFLPHYLSPPQEYLQSFDWILIGGGGLVFERVGIWVNIKQWITRCKAKIGVFGLGVNRVSQDLLPELLDLIEKADFFYVRDEISKSLLNDHPKVEVHPDLTWCFPFPPVEPNISSSSNKIAINLAPCHWKDFEPEMWIKVLSQFQLNPFPLNFNVDRDFDLLEKYLGKIPFQEFSLQPLIDSEILVACRFHAIIFAMQMGKPFLAINYDDKVERLLKESNLSECCLETTEYDILVEKINFIRENKGEIKNKINAFTALQQERSIYLKQAIQNHLAHQEKRESNSFATFKASIKKILMRS, translated from the coding sequence ATGAAAATTGCGATTTTTGGATATTATAATGCCCTAAATGCTGGAGATGACCGCATTCAGTACTGCATTACTAAATTACTTCAAGGTAACAATATTGTTTTTCTACCTCATTATCTATCTCCACCACAAGAATACCTACAAAGCTTTGATTGGATATTAATTGGTGGAGGTGGACTGGTCTTTGAAAGAGTAGGAATATGGGTTAATATAAAACAATGGATTACAAGATGTAAGGCTAAAATTGGTGTCTTTGGTTTAGGAGTTAATCGAGTTTCTCAAGATTTACTGCCAGAATTGTTGGATTTAATCGAAAAAGCTGATTTTTTTTATGTGCGAGATGAAATAAGTAAGTCATTGCTCAACGATCATCCTAAAGTAGAAGTGCATCCAGATTTAACTTGGTGTTTTCCTTTTCCACCAGTTGAACCAAATATCTCTAGTAGCAGCAATAAAATTGCTATCAATTTAGCACCATGTCACTGGAAAGATTTTGAGCCAGAAATGTGGATTAAAGTATTATCTCAATTTCAACTTAATCCTTTTCCTTTGAATTTTAATGTGGATAGAGATTTTGATCTACTGGAAAAATACTTAGGGAAAATCCCTTTTCAAGAATTTTCATTGCAACCACTAATAGATAGTGAGATACTCGTTGCTTGTAGATTTCATGCTATCATTTTCGCTATGCAAATGGGAAAACCTTTTCTAGCTATCAATTATGATGATAAAGTAGAAAGATTACTAAAAGAAAGTAATCTTTCAGAATGTTGCTTAGAAACAACAGAATATGATATTTTAGTAGAAAAAATCAATTTTATCCGTGAAAATAAGGGAGAAATTAAGAACAAAATAAATGCATTTACAGCTTTACAACAAGAACGATCAATATACTTAAAACAAGCTATTCAAAATCATCTTGCACATCAAGAAAAAAGGGAAAGTAATTCATTTGCTACTTTTAAGGCAAGCATCAAAAAAATTCTGATGAGGAGTTGA